In the genome of Jeotgalibacillus haloalkalitolerans, one region contains:
- a CDS encoding dicarboxylate/amino acid:cation symporter: MKINLTAKILIGLVLGIIVGLVLNIFASDLFSTLDTYLFNPLGEIFLGLINMLVVPIVFFSLVLGVAGLGDTKKLGRMGVKTILTFLTTTAIAITIGLTLASVIQPGSDSLFTQEEKDAAEFEESEAPSVGETLLNIIPDNPIMAMAEGNMLQIIAFAIFIGFAITVLGEKTKGIYQLFEQGNDIMMFLVGIVMKFAPYGTFGLIASALGEAGLDSLQSILMYVLVVLLALVIHAVITYGSIIMFLAKKSPIWFYKNFFPAMTVGFSTSSSNATLPISMETAQKELKVSKPASSFVQPLGATINMDGTAIMQGVATIFIAQVYAVDLTFVELLTVVLTAVLASIGTAGVPGVGMILLAMVLTSVNLPVAGIGLIIGIDRILDMTRTAINISGDAAVALFVSESEKKRKIKEQRGEA, from the coding sequence ATGAAAATAAATCTGACAGCTAAAATACTCATCGGCTTAGTGCTCGGTATTATTGTCGGCCTTGTATTAAATATATTCGCATCCGATCTGTTTAGTACGCTGGATACATATTTATTTAATCCGCTGGGTGAAATTTTTCTCGGGTTAATTAATATGCTCGTTGTGCCAATTGTTTTCTTCTCACTTGTGCTTGGAGTAGCCGGCCTGGGTGATACGAAAAAACTTGGCAGAATGGGTGTAAAAACAATTCTCACCTTCCTGACGACGACGGCAATAGCCATCACAATCGGACTGACACTGGCATCTGTGATTCAGCCTGGGAGTGATTCACTGTTTACACAGGAAGAAAAAGATGCAGCTGAATTTGAGGAAAGTGAGGCACCTTCTGTAGGTGAGACACTGCTGAATATTATTCCTGATAATCCTATTATGGCAATGGCTGAAGGCAATATGCTGCAAATCATTGCATTTGCTATATTTATCGGGTTTGCAATTACTGTACTCGGCGAAAAAACAAAGGGCATCTATCAATTGTTTGAACAGGGGAATGATATCATGATGTTCCTCGTTGGAATCGTCATGAAGTTTGCTCCTTATGGCACTTTTGGGTTGATTGCTTCAGCACTTGGAGAAGCAGGACTTGATTCATTGCAGAGTATTTTAATGTATGTGCTTGTCGTATTACTTGCGCTTGTCATTCATGCAGTGATTACCTACGGCTCAATCATTATGTTCCTGGCAAAGAAGAGTCCAATCTGGTTCTATAAAAACTTTTTCCCTGCCATGACAGTCGGATTCAGTACATCATCGAGTAACGCAACACTGCCGATCTCAATGGAAACTGCACAAAAAGAGCTGAAGGTGTCAAAACCTGCAAGTTCATTCGTTCAGCCGCTCGGCGCTACAATTAATATGGATGGTACAGCGATCATGCAGGGGGTTGCGACGATTTTCATCGCTCAGGTATATGCGGTTGACCTGACATTTGTAGAGCTGCTGACCGTTGTATTGACCGCGGTACTAGCAAGTATTGGAACTGCCGGTGTGCCGGGTGTGGGAATGATTCTCCTGGCAATGGTATTAACATCAGTCAACCTTCCTGTAGCCGGTATCGGATTAATTATAGGAATAGACAGAATACTTGATATGACCAGAACAGCGATCAATATCTCAGGTGATGCAGCAGTCGCACTTTTCGTATCAGAATCTGAAAAGAAACGAAAAATTAAAGAACAGCGCGGGGAAGCGTAA
- the kynB gene encoding arylformamidase, translating into MKLIDISMMLSSETPNWPGDTPFHYEVAWPMEESGSVNVGKIETSTHMGTHIDAPFHYDENGKTTDELDLNRYFAKAEVIDCTGIDEITREHIELKGHGITAVLFKTTAWRNRNEFPESIPVMNEAVPAYLKSRGINLIGVDLPSVDHLDSKPLPIHHALHQQDINILEGIVLDEVESGSYQLIAMPLKIKDGDGSPVRAVLISE; encoded by the coding sequence ATGAAACTGATTGATATTTCAATGATGCTTAGCAGCGAAACACCAAACTGGCCAGGAGATACGCCTTTTCATTACGAAGTGGCCTGGCCGATGGAAGAGAGCGGGTCAGTGAATGTAGGTAAAATCGAAACGAGCACACATATGGGTACCCATATTGATGCACCCTTTCATTATGATGAAAATGGAAAAACGACTGATGAACTAGATTTAAATCGTTATTTTGCAAAAGCAGAAGTAATTGATTGTACGGGAATAGATGAGATCACCAGAGAACATATTGAGCTTAAGGGTCATGGGATAACAGCAGTATTATTTAAAACCACTGCCTGGAGAAATCGTAATGAGTTTCCTGAAAGTATTCCTGTGATGAATGAAGCGGTGCCGGCTTATCTTAAAAGCCGGGGGATTAACCTGATCGGGGTGGATTTGCCATCTGTAGACCATCTTGACAGCAAGCCGCTCCCGATTCATCACGCGCTTCATCAGCAGGATATCAATATTTTAGAAGGTATCGTGCTGGATGAGGTGGAATCGGGAAGTTATCAGCTGATTGCCATGCCGCTGAAAATTAAAGACGGGGATGGCAGTCCTGTTCGTGCCGTCCTGATTTCAGAATAA